The following proteins come from a genomic window of Ornithinimicrobium cryptoxanthini:
- a CDS encoding OsmC family protein codes for MSDDNLRKITLTRTGERDYEAENPRGGRLTFGEGQSADFTPVELLLTAIAGCSAIDVDYLTTRLAEPTQFDVAAEAEKLRDHEGNHLGEVRITFTARFPAGPEGDAARTRLPDAVAKSRDRLCTVSRTVQLPTPVDYVIT; via the coding sequence ATGAGCGATGACAACCTGCGGAAGATCACCCTGACCCGCACGGGGGAGCGTGACTACGAGGCCGAGAACCCCAGAGGGGGCCGGCTCACCTTCGGGGAGGGGCAGTCGGCAGACTTCACGCCGGTGGAGCTGCTGCTGACCGCGATCGCAGGCTGCTCCGCCATCGACGTGGACTACCTGACCACGCGACTGGCCGAGCCGACCCAGTTCGACGTCGCAGCAGAGGCGGAGAAGCTGCGTGACCACGAGGGGAACCACCTCGGCGAGGTGAGGATCACCTTCACCGCGCGGTTCCCAGCCGGACCCGAGGGAGACGCCGCTCGCACCCGGCTCCCGGACGCGGTGGCCAAGTCGCGGGACCGGCTGTGCACCGTCTCGCGCACCGTCCAGCTCCCCACGCCGGTGGACTACGTCATCACCTGA
- a CDS encoding multicopper oxidase domain-containing protein translates to MRDHPSLLWMVLAVVVAAIHQWVPDATWLMVHLVLLGALTHAIFVWSTHFAQALLKTPDELDSRSHQNRRLVLLLVGTSVVLVGVPTATWWLVVVGASLVSVAVIWHALMLRRRLRHALPGRFRITLRYYLLAAVCLPLGAAFGATLALGLSQSWHERLLVAHMMTNLLGWVGLTVTGTLITLWPTMLRTPMDTRAESLATQALPLLATALVILNAGAFAGLRWVTVAGLLVYAAGLVWWGRALWRPARRRPPREFATASVGSALVWLAVGIAVTTWLVARGPVSDSVGLLASIFVVGFAAQLLTGALSYLMPVVLGGGPSLVRIPQAWFNKLAALRLVVINVGLLLCLLPVPSLVRVTVSVLVLAALACFIPLMIAAIVSFVRARRAAADSPPAVPVRQPGTPVERPASALTVAQSVGGVSALLVAITIGVGLDPVAAGLSSTTPTSAAQAQGVVATGETTRVEVSADGMSYTPSSITVPLGNRLVIDLVNNDPSTTHDLVLGDAKTPRLGHEERAEVVIDVVTGPMDGWCTVVGHRQMGMTFTVQTEGAPAGTSADSPSGPSGDTQGDLHGGPAGSAPAAPILTNDPPPVLAPIDPVLAPAPEGTLHKVTFTAQEVALEVAPGVWQKRWTFNGTAPGPTLRGKVGDVFEITLVNDGTMGHSIDFHAGSLAPDRPMRTIPPGESLVYRFTATHSGIWMYHCSTMPMSSHIAAGMTGAVIIDPPNLPEVDHEYLLVQSEVYLSEVATSADDATEVSADKIVAERPDLVVFNGIANQYDEHQLEAGVGERVRIWVLDSGPNRASSFHVVGGQFDTVYEEGRWVLGGPDGAGSDSADGEGTGSAQALGLQPAQGGFVELVLPEAGHYPLVSHVMVDAERGAHGVLRVTE, encoded by the coding sequence ATGCGCGACCACCCGAGCCTGCTCTGGATGGTCCTGGCCGTCGTCGTCGCGGCGATCCACCAGTGGGTGCCGGACGCGACGTGGCTGATGGTGCACCTCGTCCTGCTCGGGGCGCTGACCCATGCCATCTTCGTGTGGAGCACCCACTTCGCCCAGGCGCTGCTGAAGACTCCTGACGAGCTGGACTCCCGATCCCACCAGAACCGCCGCCTCGTGCTCCTGCTGGTCGGCACCTCGGTCGTCCTGGTCGGCGTGCCCACCGCCACCTGGTGGCTCGTCGTGGTCGGGGCCAGCCTGGTGTCGGTCGCAGTCATCTGGCACGCGCTGATGCTGCGGCGCCGACTGCGGCACGCCCTGCCGGGACGGTTCCGGATCACCCTGCGCTACTACCTGCTGGCCGCGGTCTGTCTGCCGCTCGGCGCCGCCTTCGGGGCCACGCTGGCCCTCGGTCTCAGCCAGAGCTGGCACGAGCGGCTGCTGGTCGCCCACATGATGACGAACCTGCTCGGGTGGGTCGGACTGACCGTCACCGGCACCCTGATCACGCTCTGGCCGACCATGTTGCGCACCCCGATGGACACCCGGGCCGAGTCGCTGGCCACCCAGGCCCTGCCCCTGCTCGCGACCGCGCTGGTGATCCTCAACGCTGGCGCCTTTGCGGGCTTGCGCTGGGTGACGGTCGCTGGCCTGCTGGTGTATGCCGCAGGCCTGGTGTGGTGGGGCCGTGCCCTGTGGCGGCCCGCCCGTCGGCGCCCGCCGCGTGAGTTTGCCACGGCTTCCGTGGGCTCAGCCCTGGTCTGGCTTGCCGTGGGGATCGCCGTCACGACCTGGCTCGTCGCACGGGGCCCGGTCTCGGACTCGGTGGGTCTGCTGGCCTCGATCTTCGTCGTCGGCTTCGCCGCCCAGCTGCTCACCGGGGCCCTGTCCTATCTGATGCCCGTCGTCCTCGGCGGGGGCCCGTCCTTGGTCCGCATCCCGCAGGCCTGGTTCAACAAGCTGGCCGCGCTGCGCCTGGTGGTGATCAATGTCGGACTCCTGCTGTGCCTGCTGCCGGTGCCCAGTCTGGTGCGCGTGACCGTGTCCGTGCTCGTGCTGGCGGCCTTGGCTTGCTTCATCCCCCTGATGATCGCCGCGATCGTCAGTTTTGTCCGGGCCCGCCGGGCGGCCGCCGACAGTCCGCCCGCGGTGCCGGTGCGCCAGCCCGGCACCCCTGTCGAACGCCCTGCGTCGGCGCTGACCGTCGCCCAGTCGGTCGGTGGCGTCTCCGCACTCCTGGTGGCGATCACGATCGGCGTCGGGCTGGACCCCGTCGCCGCCGGTCTCAGCAGCACCACTCCGACATCGGCGGCCCAGGCCCAGGGGGTGGTCGCGACCGGCGAGACCACGCGGGTCGAGGTCTCTGCCGACGGCATGTCCTACACCCCGTCGAGCATCACCGTGCCCCTCGGCAACCGTCTGGTCATCGACCTGGTCAACAACGACCCGTCCACCACGCACGACCTCGTCCTGGGCGACGCCAAGACCCCGCGACTGGGCCACGAGGAGCGCGCCGAGGTCGTCATTGACGTCGTCACCGGCCCGATGGACGGCTGGTGCACCGTCGTGGGCCACCGGCAGATGGGGATGACCTTCACGGTGCAGACCGAGGGCGCACCCGCGGGCACGTCGGCCGACAGCCCCAGCGGTCCCAGCGGCGACACCCAGGGCGACCTGCACGGCGGTCCGGCGGGCTCGGCCCCCGCCGCGCCGATCCTCACAAATGACCCCCCACCGGTCCTGGCACCGATCGACCCCGTGCTGGCGCCAGCCCCTGAGGGCACCCTGCACAAGGTCACCTTCACGGCCCAGGAGGTCGCGCTGGAGGTCGCGCCCGGCGTGTGGCAGAAGCGGTGGACCTTCAACGGGACGGCCCCGGGCCCCACGCTGCGCGGCAAGGTCGGTGACGTCTTCGAGATCACCCTCGTCAACGACGGCACGATGGGCCACTCCATCGACTTCCACGCCGGGTCGCTGGCGCCGGACCGTCCGATGCGCACCATCCCCCCGGGTGAGTCCCTCGTCTATCGCTTCACAGCCACGCACTCGGGCATCTGGATGTATCACTGCTCGACCATGCCGATGTCCAGTCACATCGCGGCGGGCATGACCGGTGCGGTGATCATCGACCCGCCCAACCTCCCGGAGGTCGACCACGAATATCTCCTGGTGCAGTCCGAGGTGTATCTCAGCGAGGTCGCCACGTCGGCCGACGACGCCACCGAGGTCAGTGCCGACAAGATCGTCGCCGAGCGCCCCGACCTGGTCGTCTTCAACGGCATCGCCAACCAGTATGACGAGCACCAGCTCGAGGCCGGGGTCGGTGAGCGGGTGCGGATCTGGGTGCTGGACTCCGGTCCAAACCGCGCCAGCAGCTTCCACGTGGTCGGTGGTCAGTTCGACACCGTCTATGAGGAGGGCCGCTGGGTCCTCGGCGGGCCGGACGGCGCAGGCTCGGACAGTGCCGACGGTGAGGGCACCGGCAGCGCTCAGGCACTGGGCCTGCAGCCGGCCCAGGGCGGTTTCGTGGAGCTCGTGCTCCCGGAGGCCGGGCACTATCCGTTGGTGTCACACGTGATGGTCGATGCGGAGCGCGGTGCCCACGGGGTCCTGCGGGTCACCGAGTAG
- a CDS encoding glutamate--cysteine ligase: MGQEVSSAAFSREDRQAYRHKVLQSLDIFEHMLEQSRFDFTRPQMGLEIELNLVDSALDPALINEVVLADLEGTEFDFQAEVGRYNIEMNVPPRPMAGDQAVRLERWLNESLRRAGDAARVHGAQVTAVGILPTLMQDLFDDEWLSLGVRYTALNNAILAERGEGLELDIEGPTGERVSGYFETIGPLSGCTSVQLHQQVTPQDFPMYWNAASAITGVQVALAANSPYLFGRRLWAETRIPLFSQMVDTRSVELKAQGVRPRAYFGDRWITSIFDLFEENVRCFPALLPEQTEEDPVAVYKSGEVPTLGELRLHNGTVYRWNRPIYDNVRGVPHLRVENRVLPAGPSVIDMVANACFYYGLLEKLTSSGRPIWTKMPFSDAEDNFEQAARHGIVSSLAWPGLGKLPVTELVAEHLLPLADEGLAGLGLRKEVRAHYLEVIAERCRSGQNGSSWQVACTEHFEEQGDDRPTALHKMFALYIENMDENRPVHTWELPG; this comes from the coding sequence ATGGGACAGGAAGTCAGTTCTGCTGCGTTCAGCCGTGAGGACCGGCAGGCCTACCGGCACAAGGTGCTGCAGTCGCTCGACATCTTCGAGCACATGCTCGAGCAGAGCCGGTTCGACTTCACCCGCCCGCAGATGGGTCTGGAGATCGAGCTCAACCTGGTCGACAGCGCCCTTGACCCTGCTCTTATCAACGAGGTGGTCCTCGCGGACCTCGAGGGGACCGAGTTCGACTTCCAGGCCGAGGTCGGCCGCTACAACATCGAGATGAACGTGCCGCCGCGCCCGATGGCCGGCGACCAGGCGGTGCGTCTGGAGCGCTGGCTCAACGAGTCCCTGCGCCGCGCTGGGGATGCTGCCCGGGTCCACGGGGCGCAGGTCACTGCTGTCGGCATCCTGCCGACCCTGATGCAGGACCTGTTTGACGACGAGTGGCTCAGCCTCGGCGTGCGCTACACCGCGCTGAACAACGCGATCCTCGCCGAGCGTGGAGAGGGCCTGGAGCTGGACATCGAGGGCCCGACCGGCGAGCGGGTCTCGGGCTACTTCGAGACGATCGGACCGCTGTCGGGGTGCACCTCCGTGCAGCTGCACCAGCAGGTGACCCCGCAGGACTTCCCGATGTACTGGAACGCGGCCTCCGCCATCACCGGGGTGCAGGTCGCCCTCGCCGCGAACTCGCCATACCTGTTCGGCCGGCGGCTGTGGGCCGAGACGCGGATCCCGTTGTTCAGCCAGATGGTCGACACCCGATCCGTGGAGCTCAAGGCCCAGGGCGTGCGCCCCCGGGCCTACTTCGGCGACCGCTGGATCACCTCGATCTTCGACCTGTTCGAGGAGAACGTCCGTTGCTTCCCGGCGCTGCTGCCGGAGCAGACCGAGGAGGATCCGGTCGCGGTCTACAAGTCTGGGGAGGTCCCCACCCTCGGGGAGCTACGGCTGCACAACGGGACCGTCTACCGCTGGAACCGGCCGATCTATGACAACGTGCGCGGCGTGCCGCACCTGCGCGTCGAGAACCGGGTCCTGCCCGCCGGCCCCTCGGTGATCGACATGGTGGCCAACGCGTGCTTCTACTACGGGCTGCTCGAGAAGCTGACCAGCAGCGGGCGCCCGATCTGGACCAAGATGCCGTTCAGCGACGCCGAGGACAACTTCGAGCAGGCGGCCCGCCACGGCATCGTCTCCTCGCTGGCCTGGCCCGGGCTCGGCAAGCTGCCGGTGACCGAGCTGGTCGCCGAGCACCTGCTGCCGCTGGCCGACGAGGGGCTGGCCGGCCTGGGGCTGCGCAAGGAGGTGCGGGCGCACTATCTGGAGGTCATCGCCGAGCGGTGCCGGTCGGGTCAGAACGGTTCGTCCTGGCAGGTGGCCTGCACCGAGCACTTCGAGGAGCAGGGGGATGACCGTCCCACCGCGCTGCACAAGATGTTTGCGCTCTACATCGAGAACATGGACGAGAACCGGCCGGTGCACACCTGGGAGCTCCCCGGCTAG
- a CDS encoding histidine phosphatase family protein: MTQRLILVRHGATEWSESGQHTGLTDLPLLPSGEEGARALRPLLARFDIAHVRSSPLQRALRTAELAGQRVDTVDPDLVEWDYGAAEGISTAQIRAETGTAWSVWRDGVQPGRTPGETVEEVAARASRVLANVSHLEGDVLLFGHGQSLRILTAVFLRTEPRFGAHLTFETGAVGILGHHREDPVIEGWNILA; encoded by the coding sequence ATGACGCAGCGACTGATCCTGGTCCGGCACGGAGCGACCGAGTGGTCGGAGTCCGGTCAGCACACTGGCCTGACCGACCTGCCCCTGCTGCCCTCCGGCGAGGAGGGAGCCCGAGCGTTGCGGCCGCTGCTGGCGCGGTTCGACATCGCCCATGTGCGGTCCTCACCTCTGCAACGAGCTCTGCGCACGGCAGAGCTGGCCGGTCAGCGGGTCGACACCGTGGACCCTGATCTCGTCGAGTGGGACTACGGCGCCGCCGAGGGCATCAGCACCGCGCAGATCCGCGCTGAGACCGGCACTGCCTGGAGCGTCTGGCGTGACGGTGTGCAGCCCGGACGGACACCCGGAGAGACCGTCGAGGAGGTCGCGGCCCGGGCCAGCCGGGTGCTGGCGAACGTCAGCCACCTCGAGGGTGACGTCCTGCTCTTCGGTCACGGCCAGTCGCTGCGGATCCTGACGGCGGTCTTCCTGCGCACCGAACCCCGGTTTGGCGCGCACCTGACCTTTGAGACCGGAGCGGTCGGCATCCTGGGACACCACCGGGAGGATCCGGTCATCGAGGGGTGGAATATCCTCGCCTGA
- a CDS encoding L-threonylcarbamoyladenylate synthase has translation MATFLDIHPVDPQPRLVSRVVDTLREGGLVAYPTDACYALGAELGNRSARDRIIDIRKLDDKHHFTLVCADFAQLGQFVQLDNAVFRAVKAASPGPFTFILPATPEVPKKLLHPKKRTVGVRIPEHRITQAILAELGEPMLSSTLLLPGDEEPLTFGWEIKERLDGQVDIVIDGDATGHEPTTVIDFSQGYPEVVRQGAGDPAQFS, from the coding sequence ATGGCCACCTTCCTCGACATCCACCCCGTGGACCCGCAGCCCCGTCTCGTCAGCCGGGTGGTCGACACCCTGCGCGAGGGCGGACTGGTCGCCTACCCCACCGATGCCTGCTATGCGCTGGGGGCCGAGCTGGGCAACCGCTCGGCCAGGGACCGGATCATCGACATCCGCAAGCTGGACGACAAGCACCACTTCACGCTGGTCTGTGCCGACTTCGCACAGCTGGGGCAGTTCGTGCAGCTCGACAACGCAGTGTTCCGGGCGGTCAAGGCCGCCTCACCTGGGCCGTTCACCTTCATCCTGCCGGCCACGCCCGAGGTGCCCAAGAAGTTGTTGCACCCCAAGAAGCGCACCGTGGGGGTGCGGATCCCGGAGCACCGGATCACCCAGGCCATCCTTGCGGAGCTGGGCGAACCGATGCTCTCCAGCACGCTGCTGCTGCCCGGTGACGAGGAGCCGCTGACCTTCGGCTGGGAGATCAAGGAGCGACTCGACGGTCAGGTCGACATCGTGATCGACGGTGATGCGACCGGCCACGAGCCGACGACGGTGATCGACTTCTCGCAGGGCTACCCCGAGGTGGTGCGGCAGGGCGCAGGGGATCCCGCACAGTTCAGCTGA
- a CDS encoding GNAT family N-acetyltransferase, whose amino-acid sequence MTTWGHLRTEDVPAWAELTNLLARVDETEEFYEPEDLAEELTEHGFTSELDSWTLWQAEQLVGYGQLRLRQDHQGDVVAHLGGGIHPDHRGRGLGRALMDRMEARAVELGDQRHPGARQLWGASGNLEGASVRPMLEHRGYRPVRWWNEMKQLLPATVDVPEVDALLVSPTDEHQEATRLAHNEAFRDHWGSGPTTPERWADSWTARSNRPALSTLALDADGSVLAYVMVGQWVAGEAYVNLVGTVPAARGRGLAHAALLRTIGRAEGYESISLDVDSHSPTGATRLYEKAGFVLSKTTASYQREALRR is encoded by the coding sequence ATGACCACCTGGGGACACCTCCGCACCGAGGACGTGCCCGCCTGGGCCGAGCTGACCAACCTTCTGGCGCGCGTGGACGAGACCGAGGAGTTCTATGAGCCGGAGGACCTGGCCGAGGAGCTGACCGAGCACGGGTTCACGTCGGAGCTGGACTCGTGGACGCTGTGGCAGGCGGAGCAGCTCGTCGGCTATGGCCAGCTGCGGTTGCGCCAGGACCACCAGGGTGACGTGGTGGCCCACCTGGGCGGCGGCATACACCCTGATCACCGGGGGCGGGGCCTCGGCCGGGCGCTGATGGACCGGATGGAGGCGCGCGCAGTCGAGCTGGGCGACCAGCGTCATCCAGGTGCGCGCCAGCTCTGGGGTGCGTCAGGCAACCTGGAGGGCGCTTCGGTGCGGCCCATGCTGGAGCACCGAGGCTACCGGCCCGTGCGGTGGTGGAACGAGATGAAGCAGCTCTTGCCTGCCACGGTGGACGTGCCCGAGGTGGACGCGCTGCTGGTGTCGCCCACCGACGAGCACCAGGAAGCCACCCGCCTGGCCCACAACGAGGCCTTCCGCGACCACTGGGGGTCGGGACCGACCACGCCCGAGCGCTGGGCCGACAGCTGGACCGCACGCTCCAACCGCCCGGCCCTGTCCACCCTCGCACTGGACGCGGACGGCAGTGTCCTCGCCTACGTGATGGTCGGCCAGTGGGTTGCGGGGGAGGCCTACGTCAACCTGGTCGGCACCGTTCCCGCAGCGCGCGGTCGCGGGCTGGCGCACGCTGCCCTCCTCCGCACGATCGGTCGCGCGGAAGGATATGAGTCGATCTCGCTCGACGTGGACTCCCACAGCCCGACGGGGGCCACCCGGCTCTATGAGAAGGCGGGCTTTGTGCTCAGCAAGACCACGGCGTCCTATCAGCGGGAGGCACTGCGCCGCTGA